AGTCATCCAACtataaaaatttttcaatttaggcacccaaaataaaaatttccAATTTAAGTTTCACGTTACATAATTCTATCATTTTGGTCATTCCTGTTACAcgtttttagaattttaaaaaaattagaccTTTTAATTTGAtgaaagatattttaattttttccacatatatatattttactttcTTACAtggctataaatatttttaaaataaactttGTAAACtatattctataaaaaaattgaaaaacaatTTATATGATgaagaaataaaaaattatttctctAAATGACACATCCAAAGAAGAAATTTCAAGATTCATTCTCTTAAAACTTAATTCTAAAAATagtttgaaatttaatattttaaaatattaatattgtaaaAATCTccgaaatttgaaaactttggtcACAGTCGGGCCCAAGAAGAACCAAAAAGCCCAATAACTTGAAATGCCACTGGGAACCTTAAACCGTTTAGCCGGCATTAACTAAAACCCTAAAAAAAACAAGAAACCTTTCAATGGAAGGAGCACAAATGGAGGATTTTCGGATCGAAGAGTGTGAAAATGACAACAATACACACGAAGATTCTCAAATGGAAGAATCTGAGCAAAACAATAAACACATGGAGGTCGCACCCGCCGTTATTTCCGTCCACCCGACCCGGAACTCAGTTGCAGTCGCTGTCGGGTCGGACCTTCGTGTCTTCAATCTCCTGTAAGCCTTTCATCTTCCCTTCTCTTATCTTCCTGCTTTCATATTCAGTTGACTTTTTGCTCACTCAAATAGGTAGCGCTCGAAAAGttgaattttagaatttagaatttaatttcaaaatagtGTAAATTGAGCGGCAGAATAGTTAGCAATATAATATTCACCATAATTTCTCAAATATGTAATATATTGAATCTCAACTAATTTCTCTATAATATATGCATTACACTCTTGCTATTTCTATAATAAAATGAAATCCAAATCCAAATTTTAAAACCTATGTTTCCAAAAGGAACATAAAGAAATGAATATTgtagttttaaaagaaaatattgagCGTTGGCAGAGAAGATTGTGCTGTGATTTTGGTGGATGAGGCAGGCGGGGCTTCACATAATGATTCAATTAGAGGTATTAAATATGGAGCAAATGGGAAACTCTTTGTATCTGCTGGAGATGACAAGCTTGTCAAGGTTTGGTCTACCGAGTCTTGGCGCTGTATTGCTACTGTGTAAGTTCATAAACACTTAACTTTCCTTTTTTGGGGgaaatttttgcttcattttagtGAGGCATTATGAATATGATGTATGACAGGTGTTCTGAGAAGAGAGTGAGTGCAGTTGCTATAAGCAATGATGGTCTTCATGTTTGTTTTGCTGACAAATTTGGAGTGGTTTGGGTAGTGGATCTTCCAGGGGTTGATGAAACTCAAGCTCCTCTTAACAAGAAGGCAGTGCCATTGCTTGCTCATTATTGTAGTATCATTACTAGCCTGGTAATTGATTAGCAATCTTATTCTTGATATCCACCGTTTTTCGTTCTTTCCCCTTTAACTGGCTTTAGCATGTTTTGCTTGTTAGTTACCAAATTATTATCCTGTCTTATTTGCAGGAGTTTTCACCTGATGGACATTTTATTGTCAGTGCTGACAGAGATTTTAAAATTCGTGTAAGCCATCATGCCTTAACCTTTCTAGTTTCTATAACCATGATAGTTGTTCGCTTGATAAAGCACCAATGTGATATGGACGCTTCAATTGCAATAGgagtttttagttttatttatttattatatcaggtTTTACTAATAGTTTTAGTTTTACTTATTTTATCTATTATATTAGGTTTTTATTTCCTTCATAAACTCTAAGTTAGTGATTCTATTTTATGTCAATTAGGACTCTTTCCTTTGCCATTAACAGTCTATAAAAGGCTGCCAATAAGAAATAAAGAGGTAAGCAATTATTTTATCAGAAGAAACGTTATTTTGAGAGGGGGTTCAGTCAAGGACGAATCTACcttttgagtaaccataggtcAAAGCAAGAATTCTTTCTCGTCTAGACTTGTGACTAGATCCTGCGCCAAGGCGCATAACAACTTCGTATCAGAGCCAGCTATCGTGGGTGACGAAAAGACTTTGACAGCCAAGCTGGAGGCTTTCATGGAACAAATGGCTACAAGGCAACAAGTATTAGAGGAGCAGATGGCGATATTATCTCTTTCGGTCCAGAAGATAATGAAAGTAGATTCAAAGAAGAATAATGAAGAATAGGGCAGTAGCGGAGGCAGGAAAAGGAATTTAGACTTGCAACACGGTGGGTGCATGGTGCCACGATACTCTAAGATGGAATTTTCCACTTATGATGGTGTTGGAGATCCTTTAGGGTGGTTGAAAAGATGCGAAATTTTTTTTGGCAATCAATGAACCAACGAAGAAGACAAAGTAAGCTTAGCATCATTCCATCTTTTAGGAGAGGCACAATTGTGGTTTGATCAAATGGAAGAAGAGGAGGCAAATCTTGATTGGAGGCGCTTCAAAGAGTGTTGTCATGTAAGGTTTGGTCCACCTATGAGTAATAATCCCTTGGGAGAACTTGCCAACTTGAAACAAACTGGGACTGTAGAGGAATATCAACGTCAATTTCAATCACTATTGGCTAGGACTACTGATCTTAAACCTCAACAACAAGTAAACCTCTTTACTGCCGGGTTGATAGAGGAACTTAGAATTGATATTGAGATGCAACAACCAGAAAACCTTGGAGTTGCAATGAATATGGCTCGAACATTGGAACGTAAACAAAATGTCTCTTCCAAACTGTCATCTCGAGCCATCCTAAATTGGCCAACTTCCCAAAACACTGATAGCAATTCAATCATTCCAACAACTAAGAACATTGCAAAGGGAGGGGGACAAACAATAGAACCAATAGGGAACAACGGCAAAATAGGTTCTTCCGCACCATTAATTAAGAGATTGACACGGATAGAAATGGCGGACAGAAAGGCTAAAGGGCTGTGTTATAATTCTGACAAGTCTTATTCCATGGGACACAAATGTAAAAGGTTATTTTGGATAGAAGTGCCAGATGTTGAAGGCAAGCAAGATGATGATGAGATAGATGATTTTGGATAAGTTCTGAAGTTTATTCTGAATTTGAGCTTGAGGACAAGCTCAACTTCGAGAAGGGGAGTAATGATATGGACACTTTAATTGCAATAGgagtttttagttttatttatttattatattaggtTTTACTAATAGTTTTAGTTTTACTTATTTTATCTATTATATTAGGTTTTTATTTCCTTCATAAACTCTAAGTTATTAATTCTATTTTATGTCAATTAGGACTCTTCCCTTTGTCATTAACAGTCTATAAAAGGCTGCCAATATGAAATAAAGAGGTAAGCAATTATTTTATCAAAAGAAACGTTATTTTGAGAGGGGGTTCAGTCAAGGACGAATTTGCcttttgagtaaccataggtTGAAGCAAGAATTCTTTCTCGTCTAGACCTGTGACTAGATCCTACGCGAAGGCGCATAACACAATGTTACATGTTCACTTTGTTATCGGCAGGTTACAGTGTTTCCCAAGAAGCCATTAGATGGAGCTCATGAGGTTCAAAGCTTTTGTCTTGGTCATACGGAGTGAGTGAGTTTTTACGATTACATGTTTCTGTTGCATAGCTTTGATATTGTACATATTAAACGGTACTATATACCATTACTTGGTTTAAAACACTATCTTTGAAGAAAAACTTGTGCGGAATTAAGAAGCAATAGTATGCTTGCATTTACTTGATTCCTAGTCAAGGACTCGTAGGTTGATTTTCTACCTATTTACTCTTTTGAGTAATCACGATTTACTTAAATGTCCATTTTTTTATCTGAGAATATATAAATCTCTATTTAACTTGATTGCGTACAGATTTGTTTCCTGCCTTGCCTTCATTTGCACTCCAGATTCTCCGCAGGGTAGTCTTGTGTCTGGTGGCGGTGATTCCACTGTGAGTATTAAGAATGCTGTTTGAGTTATCTGTGAAGTTGTTTTTTCTTTGTCTTCTTCTAAGTTTTCAAGTTGAAATTTCAGCAAACAATCAACTTGTATTCTTCTTCAGGTTCGCATGTGGGATATTATATCTGGATCCCTCCTTGATACTTGTGCAGTTGGTGCAAAGGTATCTCTCATTACTCATGATGTTTCGGGGAAGGAAAATATCATTCACCTCTGTTGTTCATAGATCCCTTGGCCTCTCTTTCCTTTTCTCTTGCACAAAAAATAACATTTAATGTTTGCATTAACTTAATGCTTTTCCATCttccaaaatatatcaaaaattgTCTGGTTTCACAGTTTTGGGGTGCCATTCATTAGAAGGAAAAATGTTTTTTTGAAAGTTTGAGAATACTGTTTCTAATTTTAGTTTTGCTGTTAACCCCTTTATCTTTGTTTTTTTACTTCTTTACTGAAGGCTCAGTTTGAGTCTGATACTACAGAAGGAAACTGTTCAACTGTTACTGACATATGCACAATTCCCGGTTGTACCCTTATTGCAGTAGCCATTCAAAGGTCAGGTTCTGAGTATCCTATATGCTTGTTAGTCTTCTCCTTCAATGGTCCAAACATTCAGTTAATTATCATAACAGTCATTCTGTTCTTTGTAGTCTGCGAGGAATAATGTTGTTGAACTGCGACCTTTCATCTCGGACTCTTTCTGTTATGAGGGTAGAGACTGCAACTTTAACAACAATATACACAAAAGAAAACTTGCATGCCTCGGAAGACCAGTTTCATTACTTTTGCTTGACATCATACTAGCACGCATTTTTCTTATCCATCTCAGCTTTGTTATAATATGATACGGATATTCTCTGAATGTATCCGAACTTTCTGGTTTAGTGAAATGCACAGCTAACAATTATTTCCTGGATTACTTCCAATTTTGGCAGGTGGTCTCGATCATTGGGGAGAATTTCGTTCCTACAAGCCTTGGTAGTAGTATATCTGGAGGATTATTATGGATGGTAACAGGTGCCTCCAAGTTGCGAGGTTCTGACGTTTCATCTTTGTCTCGAGTGAAAGTCATCTCTGGTTTTGAGAAAAGCAGTCCCGACGCTTCAGAGCAGGAACCAGCTGTGTTGGTGGATAGTGAAATACCCGGTGGAGCTAAACTGCTAGAGAAGTTGCAGGGAAGCATTTCAGTTGATGAAAAGGTGTTCTTGGCAGCGGCGGATGCTGTAAAAACAGCAATGTGCAATTTGTTAATTAAGAAGCAATATTCTGATGAGAAACGAGAGTTCAGAAAGCGAACAAGAAATGATAGGAAAAGCAAGCAGTGATTCAGTGTATTGATTGACGATGTTGGTACATGTAACATTAGTTTTATGGGAATCTCCCAATCTATTTAAGGCATTGCAAAAACTTTCCATTATAGCTTTTTTTGGTTGATGGATGTCTAATCTAACAAATATACATTTTAGTAATAAGTAGGGACATATAGTTATTTTATGGCTTAAATGCAAAATTGATGTGTTTTTTACATTTACCAGTTTGTTTCGTTCGCATGtgacatttatttttaattaaagggTTTACACTAACAGTCATTCAACTTTGAGTTAGGTGACAAAACAATCACTCAGTTAATCGACAAAACAATCACTCAGGTTTTAATTCAGttgcttaatttttaaaaaataacaaaatagtcaTCACTAGTTATTCAAGCTATTCATACTACAGtatctttttatatttattttgctttgaaaaagtttttaaatatatattgtttCAAATTTATGTATTCCAATATGTaattagttatattgtaacaagattttaatttgatatgtttaattttttgAAGTTAACTTGAACAATTTCACTCGATTCTACTCAActcgaatttcatttcactcgaatcgattcaaaaaaaataaaatcgaGTTAGTATGATAAAATAGGACTCTTTGACTTgatttattcaaaaaattttacttGATTCGATTTAACGTTCATCCCTAGAGTTAATTTTACAGAAAATTACATAAAACCCCAGCTTATAGATAATAGGGATTCCTAACGGATAATTTTCAAAGGGCCCACCTCCTACAGAAATGGGCCCCATTAGACAAAAGACCGAATTATTTTCTTGGATGATGTTTGATGAGATTGTGGGCCTCTGCTTGTCTTGTTCTCTGGACATTTCAtgcttttgcttttgcttttCATTTTGTGTGTTTTGATGTGAAGTGCAATTTGGGGActgataatatttttaaaaaaaaaccttaaataatataaatatttgaatatatcaaaatatgtATACAACACCTTACTTCCCCGTCTTACTCTATCAGAAATCAACATGCAAGTCcataatacttatttgaaatATGAAACAATCTTCTGCATGAACTTTGATCCTTAGTTTTAACTCAACAATAAAGATTCCTAATCAATTCCAAAACAAGTTAGCAATGTTGTTTTCAAACAACTCCCCCTTTTCTTAGAAAATTCTTATCAATATAAATGTAAAACTCATGTTCTTAGAATGAAACTTGACACGTGTTACTAAATTTCAAAACTGCATTTATTAATAACTTACAACGATAGAAAAACATATACAAGAATCTAAAATCTTTACGTAAATTCAATTATAACGAGACATTAATTAACTCCTTTTAAGTTttgtaataatttaaataataaccaCATTTATATCCCAATAATAGAGAGGGATTAAGATTTAAGAAAGTTactttaaaaataaatgcataaaCATAGGCAAAAACAAAGGCATGTAATAAATTAGTCACACTCCTATTCAACATTTCTTGGATCACCAATCAAATGAATGCTTTCAACATGGTACTCTAAAACCCCTTGATTTAAATTAGATGGAAAgaatttttaatttctttctcataaaattcaaataaaaattctatttgaaaggtatttttaattaaaaaaatactattaatatccgggtttaatttcattataagtcctcaaattatggactaaattttaaattgatttttaaatttcaaagctTTCTAATACTCCATTTGGGATTTTAGTTTTAACGAGTAAGAACGAAAATGCATATATTATGTATGGCTATTTATCTTTCCACCTGGGTAGGCGACTATTCGATATGTCCGCCCAGCGTCATCTGGTAGAATAGCCATTAAGTCTTCATCCAGAAACTTAGCTCTGAACTCAATGATTGGTTACGCCGTCAAGGCACCAACCGGGAACCCTAAAGGAGTTTCGTTTCGCCACAACCCCTATCGCTTTATGTCATAAAGCTAACGCTGGGGAGGGCTTAAGAGAGATGAGATTGAGATTCTATTCTTCGGAAAGGTCATAAAGCCCAAAATTTTTTTGTACGGGGCCAAAATGAAATTAGCGTGTATTTACAAATATGTTCCAGGTGGTACTCAAATTAGCAATTTGAAAATCTAAGCCGACCAAATGAGGACCTAAATGATATAATACTTTGAAAACTAAATTAGAATTTAGAGACGTATTTGATGTAATTAATCCTTAAAAACCTGCACTTAGAATTTGAATCAGGAAACGACAAGAACCACTGCAGTTCTTTTTATATACAACACAGAGagacaaaagaaaaaggaaattgtTGCAGGCTTTTACTGCAAAGAAGGCCATTAATTATCATGCATAGTTGCATTCACCTCTCCTTCTTTCTCTTTTAAAAAGGCTCTACGCAAGGACAAAACCCTTACCCTTTTAAGCTAAAGGCTTTTTCCTCCTCCTTTCTCACCTTTTCTCTCTCTTTTGCAAAGTTCTGCATATTTTCGTGCCGGTTTTGCAGGGTTAAATCCATGTCAAGAATGAGAGACAGCCCCATTGCCACTAACTGAAACTAAAAGTTCAGAAATAagggagagaaagagagagatgcTTATAATCTTTCCATTTACTTGGTGATGGCTTCCATTTCATAGGAATTGCAAAAAGTTTCTcatttgaaataaattttaaattattcaatATAAATATTAGATTATAAATAAGGTAAAACCACTTATGGtttcatgatatatatatatagtaaaatggCAGAGCAGTGAACAGTTGATCGTGCCTGTTCTTAACCATGTGCTTTGCACGTTGGGGTATTATTATGATGGGTATTGATTCTTGTCATTGTTGAAGGCAGTTTGATCGAAGAAACtgaggaaaaaataaaaataggaaaacCAAGTCTTTTCTTTTCTTACAGTTCTGTCATGGAGGCTACAAAGATTTAGGAAGCATTTCAATTTCCCATAATTCGAAACTTAAAAATAACTTGCATAGATTTGTGTGTAAGGCTTGAAAGGGATTTGCAGTAAAGTTTTCaccagaaaaaagaaaaagaaaaaaaaaaaaggaacagaGAGGAATTTGCAACTCATGGTGGGGTGTGTGTGTCATTCATCATTTCCAGTTAAATTTTTTTCTTGACTTTTTCCTTATAAGTGATAGTTATGCTGAGGAATAGGTCCAAATCAGTGACCAGCAAGCAAGCTTTAATGGCAACATCACCTTCCCAAAAGAATTTCATTGCCCAAATCCCATCTTTCATTGCAAAAAAGCTCAATGAAACCGAAGCTCTCAACAGCCCCAGTTCTACCCTCGATAACAAATCATCCTTTCAGTACAATATAAACCAACCAAAATCCCCAAAACATTCCTCAGCTGTAAAAAATATAGAACCAAAAGGTATCGGCCTTGCCGTCGTCGAC
This window of the Gossypium arboreum isolate Shixiya-1 chromosome 12, ASM2569848v2, whole genome shotgun sequence genome carries:
- the LOC108457620 gene encoding uncharacterized protein LOC108457620 encodes the protein MEGAQMEDFRIEECENDNNTHEDSQMEESEQNNKHMEVAPAVISVHPTRNSVAVAVGSDLRVFNLLEDCAVILVDEAGGASHNDSIRGIKYGANGKLFVSAGDDKLVKVWSTESWRCIATVCSEKRVSAVAISNDGLHVCFADKFGVVWVVDLPGVDETQAPLNKKAVPLLAHYCSIITSLEFSPDGHFIVSADRDFKIRVTVFPKKPLDGAHEVQSFCLGHTEFVSCLAFICTPDSPQGSLVSGGGDSTVRMWDIISGSLLDTCAVGAKAQFESDTTEGNCSTVTDICTIPGCTLIAVAIQSLRGIMLLNCDLSSRTLSVMRVVSIIGENFVPTSLGSSISGGLLWMVTGASKLRGSDVSSLSRVKVISGFEKSSPDASEQEPAVLVDSEIPGGAKLLEKLQGSISVDEKVFLAAADAVKTAMCNLLIKKQYSDEKREFRKRTRNDRKSKQ